The DNA segment AAAGAATGTAACCAAGAACATGAGCCCAGAAACACACCAAGTCAGATAGACAATTTGCAAATTAGGAATttcacaaaccctaaacaataaaatctAAGTTAAATGTCGAACAGATACCAAAATTGATCACAATTTGCAAAATTAGGAACTTCACAAACCCTAGACAATAAAATATGGATTAACCGTCGAACAGATACCAAAATTGATCACAAGGATGTACACaatgaaggaaaagaaaaacgaTGAAGAGAAAAATAGGTTTGGAACTAAAAGCACTAGAAGAATGCACCTGATTGATTGATTGGAGATCTTGAATTTGAGACTCCATCAGGAAATCGCTAACCTGGATGAACAACGGCGAGGCAAACTATCAAGAAATAGAGCTCCTACACAGCGTTTCGTAAGACAGAGGAAAGCAAATTAGGAGAAGAAGGCAAAGGTCCTAGGGTTTCAAGTAATGATTACATGTTCAACCAAATCCGTGAAGAAGGGAGGTTGTGTGAGCGAATCGATAAAAGGAACAGCTGATGGCGGAATGACAGAAGAGCACATGTACCACTGAAGAGGAGAAGCCACGTTGGAGGAAATGTCACGCTGGAGGAGAGTATCCACCTGGAATTGGAGCCAGCCTGAAACACGGAGAACTCTCCGCATCGAAAATGAAACCACCCCTAATTATTATTTGATAGATATGCATATATATtcttatatacattttttttctatatgtcTTTTTTTATACTACATGACATATTATCATTGCcatgatatatttattttatgcatgACTAATTGTGGGTTTGAACGCTGGGCCATATTCaaatttctcatttttcttttctaacaCGTGCATTTAAATAACTATTGATTAGTATCTATGGATTGCGTTGAAAATGAACTCATGAGTTAGCTATACTACAAATCAAATGATTCGACTCAATTAAATTTCTTATCCATTACTCCATTAAACTTTCTACTAAAATTTATAGAAACAAAatgtcatttttttctttcttcggtaatcttctatttcttctcatTTCAGTTTGTTGcctctcttcctttttttatattttctcttatttatcgttatttgatttatttatattatttattttgtttatatataatattttatttaatattaatataattctccgaaataaatgataattaatcttataaataattattttttgatataaataataattaattataaacataattattttttaaagtgaatgagaattaatcatataaataattattctttGAAGTGAAtgataaacaaattttaaaggaacatatattaaaaatattattttttcaactGAAGATATAATATTCGTAGTGCTaatattacaattttatttatattctcaGCCACGaatgtataatttaataatttatttttattatcttaaaagaataatatatttttatcaatttttgtagcaaattgatttatttttcttcttttacttatctttcttttcttctatataaattattaatattattattcttagcTTACTACAAGAAAGTTTTAAAATAGCGACCGATTTTAGCGATTAACAAAATCGGTCACCATTAGCGACCGATTTTGCGATTAATCAAAATGttttaggaaaagaaaaagttgatTGCTAAAATTGGTCGCTAAATTTCAATTAGCGACCGATTTAGTGATTACCCACTCTTGGTCGCTAAAAtcggttgttattttttaatttaacgaCCGAATTagcaaccaaaacaaaaaaaggcTTTTCGAGTTAATTGGTGACTAAATCAGTCGCTATATTTAATTTAGCAATCGGTTTTGTAACCAATATAAAAATAGTCTTAATAATTGTTGGTcgctaaatcggtcgctaaaaAGTTGGTCACTAAATCGGTTGCTTAGTGTTAAAATAGCAACTAATTTAACGATCAACTTTAAAATGCTACTTTTAAAGTGGTTGGTTGTTAAATCGGTTgctattttataatttagtgaCCAAATTAGCAACGGATATAAAAATAGACTGAAAAAATAGTTGGTCGTTAAGGTAGCGGTcgctaaattaattattaagggATAATATAGCAACCGATTTTAGCGACCAACTATAAAATATGGAATTAGAGCAATCGATCACTAAATCGGTCGCTATTGTAATTTTTAGTGACCGAATTTGCAACCACTAAAACCTAAGTTATAAATTAATTGGTTGGCCATCTCGCCTCCTCGATTCTTCGTCATCGTCTGCCCCCTCGCTGCGTTCTTCCCTTGCTCGTTCAGCCATCGTCGCACATCGTCGCATCTGCCTCCAGATCTGCCGTTGCTCGCATCGCGTCGTTCTTTTCTCAGCGCCGCCTCCTGCGGTAAATTCTTCTCCGGTAACAACAGCGCCGATTTGGTTTTATCTATTAGGATATTAATTAAGCCTCTCTAATCTACTGTTGCTTATCTATTTCTCTGTCTTTTTGTCTATTATGtgctttaatttcaaattattagcTTTGTCGCAGATCGTTGCATCGCTGTCTAGATCCGCCGTCCAGATCTGCCGTTGCTCATAGTCCGAATCCTCCGGTGATTATGTTTATGAGTTTTCGTGTTTTTTGGTTGGATTGAACTAACAGGTTCACCGTCTTCATCCAAGCGAAGCCATGGCGTTGGTGAGTTGTTCATTTCTTCTTATAATGTTCATCACTTGCTGATTAGTTTGGTTTTAGTTTCGGTCTTTCTTTTATTAGGCTTTAAGGTTAGGGTGTGTTTCCTTCGGggttaaaatatgaaaatttacaTACgaatttcatttatgttttgtgcACAATTATTCAACTTATAGCATTCCtagttgattaataattaattgatgtAATAAAGGACAAAAAGTTGAGATGCTAGATGGTGTCAACAATAGTTTATAAAGTTAAAACTAGTTTCTCGGAGGGGAACTCTTGAAAACATATAGAACACTTCTTAATGAGAAACAGGTATGAGTTGTGTTATTTGTAATGTCTCATTAGCTTTATATACGAGACAAAATAAGGGTATAAAATATTTCACAATTGTTAGTTAAATGTTCAATTGAAGTTTGTAGTCTTaagtttatatatatgattttcaTTTGCCAGGTTTTTTATTTGGGGGAAAATGCTCCTGATAAGGTGCTGCAATCAATCTATGCTAAGTTGGAAAATTTCAAGGTCCAGGGTGATCAATTTGCCATGAAGATTATGGAGAGGCTGAAGTTAATTGTAAGTTTGTGATTAATAATGTTTTATGggctatttttatattttttgagtaATAATATTTGTAGTCACCCTTTTTTGTATAAAGGGAACTGACTCACCCTTCTTTTCTATTGGATGAAGTTTAGGGTCTACAccaaataatacatataatatttttctaaaaattgattttgcacATTTTAACCACTTGTTATGTGTTGTCTTTTCTTGCTGATGCAGTGATATTTGACTCCTGCAAGGAGAAAAAATAGATGGTAAGTAATATGATTAACATAACTCTACAAGCACTATTTACTACTAAAGGCACTTTGTTGAAATGTATTATAGATTATATCAAGTGGCATATATACAGCAACGTTGGTCGCCTTTGACCAATTTAGCAAGAAAAGTCTAGATTCTCAAAATTGATATCTCCAAGGCATTTAGGTATTGGACCAGAAAGACTATTATGAGAGAAATCTATAATTGATAACACACTAGTAATATTGCACAATTCATTGGGTATGTTTCCTATAAAGTTTGTTCCCTTTCAAGATAAGAATATTTAGAACACCAATGATGCGTATGATGTCTGCAATGGTGCCAGATATTTCATTATTGCTAAGATCCAATATTTGTTTGTGACCATCTCTAACAAGAGGCTAGGTCTTGAATTTGGGGGGTTGCTGCAGTTCAATTTTTGCCCAAActtatttttatgatatattttcaGTGATTCTACTTGTCATAAGTGGGAAGAGACACAGAGGcttcaatcatcaagaaaatTAACATCTGCTCTATTTTTTAGGACATTATGTAAATGAAACAAGATATTGTACTACTAAAATGTTAACTCTACGTTTTTATAGTTGAAACTTTAAATTGGACATGCCAAACGATTTATTATTCGTTTTTAATGGTTAAAGCATAGATTGGTTGATTAGTTCCTAGATAAACACAGTAGCTTACATATATAATACGGTAAGCGTTTCTGTTACTTTAATACGTGCTACCTGTTGACATTAGTGCATATGTATGTTGAATTTTACCCAACACTAGTTCATGTGATGCAAGGAAGATTTCCATGGTTATCCATTTGGAGTCAGATAAGTGCATAATTCAGTAATGTTGTTGAAACTTACTACTTTCACTTTTTATACATGCATGTTAACACAgattcttttattatatatttagcaTTTAGGCTTTATATATGTACATTCTTTATTCTTACATATCATATTGTAATCATGTGAACTTGTTCTTATGTTAATGATATATGGGATATGGTTTGCATTTTGTTACTTAAATGTATAGTTATGCTCTTTGacacttttatatattttgaatattatcTAACATGTAACGTTGTCATATCTTTCAGGCAAAAGAGTATACAGTATCTTGTGTTGAAAAGAGCTTTGCTTGTGATAGCCAGAATCTTCATGCATGTGTATCCATTTGGAAGGAGACCAATAACATTTAGTAGTGCAATTACTATAATATATTAGTAAGTGTTATGTTTCCATATTTTAGTCCTGTTTAAGTTTTCTGCTGTAGATGCAGGGTGGGTCGTGAAAGAGTATGCTTTTGGGGGGTTGCTGCAGTCCAATTTTTGCCCAAACTTACTTTTATCATACATTTCCAGTGATTCTACTTGTCATAAGTGGGAAGAGAAACAGAGGATTCAATCATCAAGATCACCCACTTTAACCTTCTTGGTCATGTAAGCATGGActtgaattataattaatcaagCTTGATATACTTCTAAGTTTTATTATCAACCAAATGTATAAAATATGTGCAGGCATGGAAATTGTTTACAGAAGGCAAAGGCTATGAAAATTGTTTGTAATGCAATAAGAGACACATCGAATTTATTGCAGGCAGGTGCATATAGTAGGACATGATtatgcataaataaaatattaacatttaatattatattattcattttttataaaatagaaatattaaaCTACTTTGGTTTATGAGATACGTTCAGCACTTCCATTTTGTTTTTTTGCATTAGTCTGAACTTTGAAAACTGATACTGGTTTATGTGCCTAATTCTATTCTATTCTACATCCAGATGCTATTGTAGACTGGTTGTTGGATTTGGAAATACGGAAAAGGCCAAGCAAGAAGCAATTATGGCTAATTCACGTGGAGAATGTAAGTTTCAATAATCTTATacatttttaataattgttttATCTTTGTAAAGTAATATATAGTAAACGGTGCAATATAATTTGGGTTTAATGAATGGCATGATAACATGAAGTCATGAACAGTTTCTTGTATAGAGCATCAACTTATATTATATTCATATGCTAATATACTATAGTGGAAATTGTTTATTTATAAATTGTGTTTTGAGTTCTAATTATGTTAATAACTTTTGCAGTTTTAATTGATTCAAAATATGAGACATTGATCCCTAAGGAAGAGAAGTCAACTCAATCAAAGAAGTTTTAGTTTTCTTAAGGGTTTTTTCTACTTTAtgtaatgaaattttttttttgcttgattTTTGCATACATTTAGGATCATTGGCTGTAAAGCCATCAATGTATATTTGAATTGTAGATCATAAATTTgatgtatttattaattttgtcttttttttaatttctatatttCGATATAGATAGTATGAATATTCtcgatatttatttaaa comes from the Arachis duranensis cultivar V14167 chromosome 7, aradu.V14167.gnm2.J7QH, whole genome shotgun sequence genome and includes:
- the LOC107458784 gene encoding uncharacterized protein LOC107458784, which encodes MHVYPFGRRPITFSSAITIIYYDSTCHKWEEKQRIQSSRSPTLTFLVMHGNCLQKAKAMKIVCNAIRDTSNLLQADAIVDWLLDLEIRKRPSKKQLWLIHVENF